A single Pseudanabaenaceae cyanobacterium SKYG29 DNA region contains:
- the dnaK gene encoding molecular chaperone DnaK, which translates to MGKIIGIDLGTTNSCVAVLEGGKPVVITSAEGGRTTPSIVGFLKDGKERVVGQVAKRQMITNAANTVYSIKRFIGRRWDETEDERSRVPYTLTMGKDGTVDVMIGEKTYTPQQISAMILSKLKEDAENYLGERVTEAVITVPAYFTDAQRQATKDAGQIAGLDVKRIVNEPTAAALAYGMDKQDKGQKILVFDLGGGTFDVSILQLGDGVFEVISTSGNNHLGGDDFDACIVKWLVENFKEEHGIDLREDKAAMQRLREAAENAKIELSRAPISLINLPFIAVDASGPKNLEVELTRAKFDELTAHLVKMTLEPTAQALKDAGLTTKEIDRIILVGGSTRIPAVQEAITKFFDGKKPEQSVNPDEAVAIGAAVQAGILGGEVKDLLLLDVIPLSIGLETMGGVFTKILERNSTIPTSKTQIFSTAADNQSTVEIHILQGERAMAKDNKTLGRFELTGIRPAPRGVPQIEVSFDIDANGILKVSARDIDTGVEQSISITNTGGLSPTEIQRAIMEEEVYREEDMMRKEIANMRNISTSLIRSVEQMLADHGPVVITESLRKPAQQNLAALKELLEQDEIQLEEIKEKHKALQQTLFDLTQAVERYSQVQRVENPTS; encoded by the coding sequence ATGGGCAAGATCATCGGCATTGACCTCGGTACCACTAATAGTTGTGTAGCAGTGTTAGAAGGTGGGAAACCTGTGGTTATCACTAGTGCCGAGGGGGGGCGTACTACCCCCAGCATTGTGGGTTTCCTGAAGGATGGCAAAGAGCGGGTGGTAGGTCAAGTAGCTAAACGCCAGATGATTACCAATGCCGCCAACACAGTTTACAGTATCAAGCGATTCATTGGTAGGCGGTGGGATGAAACAGAAGACGAGCGCTCCCGCGTGCCCTACACTCTAACCATGGGCAAGGATGGTACGGTGGATGTAATGATTGGGGAAAAAACCTATACTCCCCAACAAATTTCTGCCATGATTTTGAGTAAGCTCAAGGAGGACGCGGAGAACTATCTAGGGGAACGGGTAACGGAAGCAGTGATTACCGTGCCTGCTTATTTTACTGATGCCCAACGGCAAGCGACCAAAGATGCGGGACAAATTGCGGGTTTGGATGTCAAGCGCATTGTCAACGAGCCGACAGCAGCTGCTCTTGCCTACGGGATGGACAAGCAGGACAAAGGGCAAAAAATACTGGTGTTTGACCTAGGGGGTGGTACTTTTGATGTCTCCATCCTGCAATTGGGAGACGGGGTATTTGAGGTAATCTCTACCTCTGGTAACAACCACTTGGGGGGAGATGACTTTGATGCCTGCATTGTCAAGTGGCTAGTAGAGAACTTCAAGGAGGAGCATGGGATTGACCTGAGGGAAGATAAAGCGGCAATGCAACGCCTACGGGAAGCAGCGGAGAACGCCAAGATAGAACTATCCCGTGCCCCTATCTCCCTCATTAATCTCCCCTTTATTGCTGTGGATGCCAGTGGACCAAAGAATTTGGAGGTGGAACTGACGCGGGCAAAATTTGATGAACTGACTGCCCATTTGGTCAAAATGACCCTAGAGCCAACTGCCCAAGCCCTCAAGGATGCAGGGTTGACGACAAAGGAAATCGATCGGATTATCCTGGTGGGTGGCTCTACGCGGATTCCTGCTGTACAGGAGGCAATTACCAAATTCTTTGATGGCAAGAAGCCGGAGCAATCTGTCAATCCCGATGAAGCGGTAGCGATCGGAGCAGCGGTGCAGGCGGGGATATTGGGGGGAGAAGTAAAAGACCTACTTCTGTTGGATGTGATTCCCCTGTCGATCGGGTTAGAGACCATGGGGGGTGTATTCACGAAGATATTGGAGCGCAACTCCACGATTCCCACCAGCAAAACCCAGATATTCTCGACGGCGGCGGACAACCAATCCACGGTGGAGATTCACATCCTCCAGGGGGAGCGGGCAATGGCAAAGGACAACAAAACTCTGGGACGCTTTGAACTAACAGGAATTAGACCAGCACCCCGCGGCGTACCCCAGATTGAGGTATCTTTTGATATAGATGCAAATGGGATTTTGAAAGTCTCTGCCCGCGATATAGACACAGGCGTGGAGCAGAGTATTAGTATTACCAATACAGGTGGGTTAAGCCCGACGGAGATTCAGAGGGCAATTATGGAAGAGGAGGTCTATCGCGAGGAAGACATGATGCGTAAAGAGATTGCCAATATGCGCAATATCTCCACTAGTTTGATTCGCAGTGTGGAGCAAATGTTGGCAGACCATGGACCTGTAGTGATTACAGAAAGTTTGCGCAAACCTGCCCAGCAAAACCTTGCCGCCTTGAAGGAACTCCTGGAGCAGGATGAAATCCAACTAGAGGAGATCAAGGAGAAACATAAGGCTCTGCAGCAAACTCTGTTTGACCTCACTCAAGCAGTGGAGCGTTACTCTCAGGTACAGCGGGTAGAAAATCCTACCAGCTAG
- the grpE gene encoding nucleotide exchange factor GrpE, with translation MTEEILPDNENNEELPDLAEEEEINIGELIEVVEAAEAAPAVVSTEEPQGAGEDLETLKQKHEQKVANLTNQIMELTKQLEEKDNQYKRLYADFDNYRKRTLREKEEQEERITIKLLRKILPIVDDFERAQLQIKPNNEGEAKIHNSYQSVYRNFTKSLKDLGVARMQVVGQPFDPNLQEAIAQEETTEYAEGTVVVEVQPGYMLGEKVLRHALVKVAIPPAEKVVANEVTNG, from the coding sequence ATGACAGAAGAAATATTGCCAGACAACGAAAACAACGAAGAGCTGCCAGACCTCGCAGAGGAAGAAGAAATTAACATTGGTGAACTAATAGAAGTAGTAGAGGCAGCAGAGGCAGCACCAGCAGTCGTTAGCACAGAGGAACCCCAGGGGGCAGGGGAAGACTTAGAGACTCTCAAACAGAAGCACGAACAAAAGGTAGCCAATCTAACCAATCAGATTATGGAACTGACCAAGCAACTGGAGGAGAAAGACAACCAGTACAAACGCCTCTACGCTGACTTTGACAACTACCGTAAACGGACATTGCGCGAAAAGGAGGAGCAAGAAGAGCGGATTACCATCAAACTGTTGCGTAAAATTCTACCCATTGTGGACGACTTCGAGCGAGCACAACTGCAGATCAAGCCTAACAATGAGGGAGAAGCCAAAATTCACAACAGTTATCAGTCTGTCTATCGCAACTTTACGAAAAGCCTGAAAGACCTAGGGGTAGCGCGGATGCAAGTAGTAGGGCAGCCCTTTGACCCCAACTTACAGGAGGCAATTGCCCAGGAAGAGACTACGGAATACGCAGAAGGTACAGTGGTAGTAGAAGTACAACCGGGCTACATGCTAGGGGAGAAAGTGCTGCGCCATGCCCTAGTTAAAGTTGCCATCCCGCCAGCGGAAAAAGTTGTAGCCAACGAGGTGACAAATGGGTAA
- a CDS encoding MBL fold metallo-hydrolase: MARMWYRGVGALLLSMLAFVLTWATVLSQPQSGLDLAKAGLQLQQVGSGVYALVGQEDIPPASPDRCFVNGGFVIGSEGVLVIDTLPTPRLAELLFATIKSLTDKPIRYVINTHFHPDHTGGNAVPAQQNIPIVGRGRIRELMARTNPQLVPPNVIINSETEFWLGDRRVRVERVEGHAKGTDLVVYVPDAKVLFAGDMVFNQRFPFTGDGNIKEWQGSLYRLITTYPDAKVVPGHGEVGDVSILRAQFAYFNFLEQLALSWKAQGLSKEQAIAQSQEIPPAYKDYKFQGLYAGNPNTGLQNNLDSAYDQFARSLGIPLLP, translated from the coding sequence ATGGCAAGGATGTGGTACAGGGGAGTGGGGGCGTTACTGCTGAGTATGCTAGCCTTTGTGCTGACTTGGGCGACTGTGCTGTCGCAGCCACAATCTGGGTTAGATTTGGCTAAAGCAGGTCTGCAATTGCAGCAGGTTGGGTCAGGGGTTTATGCTCTGGTGGGGCAAGAGGACATTCCCCCCGCTAGTCCCGATCGCTGTTTTGTCAATGGGGGATTTGTGATTGGCAGTGAAGGGGTGTTGGTTATTGATACTCTTCCCACTCCCCGGTTGGCGGAGCTGCTGTTTGCCACGATTAAGTCCTTGACGGATAAGCCAATTCGCTATGTCATCAATACTCACTTCCATCCTGACCACACGGGGGGCAACGCGGTGCCTGCCCAGCAGAATATTCCGATCGTGGGGCGCGGGCGCATTCGAGAACTGATGGCTAGGACTAATCCCCAACTGGTACCCCCCAACGTAATTATCAATAGCGAAACAGAATTTTGGTTGGGCGATCGCCGCGTCCGGGTCGAGCGGGTAGAGGGACATGCCAAGGGAACGGATTTGGTGGTCTATGTCCCCGATGCCAAGGTGTTGTTTGCCGGGGATATGGTGTTTAACCAGAGATTCCCCTTTACAGGGGACGGCAATATTAAAGAGTGGCAGGGCAGTTTGTACCGCTTAATTACTACCTACCCCGATGCCAAAGTGGTGCCCGGTCATGGGGAGGTAGGGGATGTGTCTATTTTGCGGGCCCAGTTTGCCTACTTTAATTTCCTGGAACAGTTAGCTTTGTCCTGGAAGGCGCAGGGTTTAAGCAAAGAGCAGGCGATCGCTCAGTCTCAGGAGATTCCCCCTGCCTACAAAGACTACAAATTTCAGGGTCTCTATGCTGGTAACCCCAATACAGGGCTACAGAATAATCTGGACTCTGCCTATGACCAGTTCGCCCGCAGTCTAGGTATTCCCCTCTTGCCCTAG
- a CDS encoding alpha/beta fold hydrolase gives MGTLQTTWEWRGHKISYRAAGELGDRERPALVLIHGFGASSGHWRKNIPALATEGRVYALDLLGFGASAKPAPSPTVNYTFATWGKLVVDFCQEIVGTPVTLAGNSIGAIVAMQAAHYAPSLVLKTILLNCSLRQLHEKKRVHLPWYQSLGAQVMQNLLAFRPFAQLFFAQVRQPQAIRQILQQAYAQKSAITPELVEMLQQPAYDPGALDVFVAFVRYSGGPTPEELLETLPCPAVLLWGTEDPWEPIGIAQTWQRYPAVQAFIPIVGAGHCPQDELPQVVNPLLLQYWLGQEGNT, from the coding sequence ATGGGAACCCTACAGACAACCTGGGAGTGGCGAGGGCACAAGATTAGCTACAGAGCAGCGGGAGAGCTGGGGGACAGGGAGCGACCAGCCCTAGTGCTAATCCATGGTTTTGGCGCTTCCAGTGGGCATTGGCGGAAAAATATACCCGCCCTGGCAACAGAGGGACGAGTCTATGCCCTGGATTTACTGGGATTTGGCGCTTCCGCTAAACCTGCGCCTAGTCCGACTGTGAATTACACCTTTGCTACCTGGGGAAAGTTGGTCGTGGATTTTTGCCAGGAAATTGTGGGCACACCAGTAACCTTAGCGGGGAATTCCATCGGGGCGATCGTGGCAATGCAGGCAGCCCACTATGCTCCCTCCTTAGTGCTCAAGACCATCCTCCTCAACTGTTCTCTGCGCCAACTACACGAGAAAAAAAGAGTCCATCTGCCTTGGTACCAGTCCCTAGGTGCGCAGGTGATGCAAAATTTACTTGCTTTTCGTCCCTTTGCCCAGCTATTTTTTGCCCAGGTGCGGCAGCCCCAGGCGATTCGCCAAATTCTCCAGCAAGCCTATGCCCAAAAGAGCGCAATTACACCGGAACTGGTAGAGATGCTGCAGCAACCTGCCTATGACCCCGGTGCTTTGGATGTATTTGTGGCATTCGTGCGCTACTCCGGCGGACCGACCCCAGAAGAGCTACTAGAGACCTTACCCTGTCCCGCTGTTTTACTCTGGGGTACGGAAGACCCCTGGGAACCGATCGGTATTGCCCAAACCTGGCAAAGGTATCCCGCTGTGCAGGCGTTTATTCCCATTGTGGGTGCTGGTCACTGTCCCCAGGACGAACTGCCGCAGGTAGTCAATCCCCTGCTTCTGCAATATTGGCTAGGGCAAGAGGGGAATACCTAG
- a CDS encoding NADH-quinone oxidoreductase subunit M → MLSLVLWFPVVWAVLLASLPREKNGVVRNLALGGATGLLGLTGFLLTQFDPSQANLQLEENLTWISVLGISYRLGIDGISLPLVILNSLLIWIAVYSTPKGISRPQLYYALLFLLAGGVAGVFLAQNALLFFLFYEVELIPLYLLIAIWGGGRRGYAATKFLIFTALSGILLLGGCYGIVGLSENNLPLSFDFADLQARQFAPSLEALLLIIFLLAFGIKIPLVPFHTWLPDAHVEASTPISVLLAGVLLKLGTYGLLRFGVGLFPQAWHRFAPLLAIWAVVSVLYGCLVAITQKDMKKMVAFSSIGHMGYILLGLAAGTPLAIAGVTMQMVSHGLISALLFLLVGVIYHKLGTRDLDRLSGLFNPERGLPLIGSLSVLGAMASAGIPGMMGFVAEFLIFRGSFPVFPGQTVLCMVGSGLTAVYFLILLDKAFFGRLCQDNIPAVTWSDRLPSIVISTIVVFLGMQPQALLRWITATTQSWSIN, encoded by the coding sequence ATGTTGAGTTTAGTTCTATGGTTCCCTGTAGTGTGGGCAGTGTTACTAGCCTCTTTGCCCAGGGAGAAAAATGGTGTTGTGCGCAATCTTGCCCTGGGGGGAGCAACAGGTTTGCTGGGTCTCACGGGGTTTCTCTTGACTCAATTTGACCCCAGTCAAGCTAATCTGCAGCTGGAGGAAAATCTAACCTGGATTAGTGTTTTGGGTATTTCCTACCGCCTGGGGATCGATGGTATTTCCCTACCCCTAGTTATTCTCAACAGTCTTTTGATTTGGATAGCTGTTTACAGTACTCCTAAAGGGATCAGTCGCCCCCAACTCTATTATGCCCTTTTATTCTTGTTGGCGGGGGGTGTAGCAGGAGTATTTCTAGCCCAGAATGCTCTCCTGTTCTTTCTTTTCTACGAAGTGGAACTTATCCCCCTCTATTTACTGATAGCCATCTGGGGGGGCGGGCGGCGGGGCTATGCTGCTACTAAGTTCTTAATTTTCACAGCTTTATCCGGAATTCTCCTGCTGGGTGGGTGCTACGGGATCGTGGGTTTGAGTGAAAACAATTTGCCCCTCAGCTTTGACTTTGCCGATTTGCAGGCGCGTCAGTTTGCTCCCTCCCTGGAGGCTCTGCTCCTAATTATCTTTCTACTTGCTTTCGGCATTAAAATTCCCCTTGTACCCTTCCATACCTGGTTGCCCGATGCCCATGTGGAAGCTTCTACGCCCATATCGGTGTTGTTGGCGGGGGTACTGCTGAAGTTGGGTACCTACGGGCTGCTGCGGTTTGGCGTGGGGCTGTTTCCCCAGGCGTGGCATCGCTTTGCTCCTTTGCTAGCAATCTGGGCAGTAGTGTCTGTCCTCTACGGCTGTTTGGTGGCAATCACCCAAAAGGATATGAAGAAGATGGTAGCATTTAGCTCCATCGGTCATATGGGCTACATCCTGCTGGGGTTAGCCGCGGGTACACCCCTAGCAATTGCGGGAGTGACAATGCAAATGGTCAGTCATGGTCTGATCTCCGCGCTGCTGTTCCTGTTGGTGGGGGTGATTTATCACAAGTTGGGGACGCGTGACCTCGATCGTTTAAGTGGTCTCTTCAATCCCGAACGGGGGTTGCCCCTGATTGGCAGTTTGAGTGTCCTAGGGGCAATGGCAAGTGCGGGTATTCCTGGCATGATGGGTTTCGTGGCAGAGTTTTTAATTTTTCGGGGTAGTTTTCCTGTTTTCCCTGGGCAGACGGTCTTATGTATGGTGGGGAGTGGTTTAACAGCGGTTTACTTCCTGATCCTTTTGGACAAGGCCTTCTTCGGTCGTCTGTGCCAAGATAACATTCCCGCTGTCACCTGGTCAGACCGCTTGCCTAGCATTGTAATCAGCACGATCGTGGTGTTTTTGGGCATGCAACCGCAAGCCCTGTTGCGCTGGATTACCGCCACTACGCAGTCCTGGAGCATCAATTAG
- a CDS encoding NAD(P)H-dependent oxidoreductase, with translation MQGEKRSVYSMDTFISPQQLVSNLKWRYATKKFDPTRKIPLAIWEALEDSLVLAPSSFGLQPWQFFVIQDPDLRQQLLPHSFNQTQVVDASHLVVFAIKINLDTEYADRYLRRMAEVQGVPLEKLESFGSMLKGFIEKPPVNLQEWATKQVYIALGQFMTAAAMLGVDTCPMEGFIPAKYDEILSLPQRGYRSVVLCPAGYRAADDKNAMRPKVRFAKSEIVTYLP, from the coding sequence ATGCAGGGAGAAAAACGATCGGTCTACAGCATGGACACCTTTATCTCTCCGCAACAATTAGTCAGTAACCTCAAGTGGCGTTATGCTACGAAAAAGTTTGACCCTACCCGTAAAATCCCCCTGGCAATTTGGGAAGCTTTAGAAGATAGTTTGGTTTTAGCCCCTTCCTCCTTCGGGCTGCAGCCCTGGCAGTTTTTTGTCATTCAGGACCCTGACCTCCGTCAGCAACTCCTCCCCCATTCCTTCAACCAAACTCAGGTGGTGGATGCTTCCCATTTGGTGGTGTTTGCCATCAAGATCAATTTGGATACGGAATATGCCGATCGGTATTTGCGGCGGATGGCAGAGGTGCAGGGCGTTCCCCTGGAAAAGTTAGAGAGCTTTGGCAGTATGTTAAAAGGCTTTATCGAAAAACCCCCCGTCAATTTACAGGAGTGGGCGACGAAACAGGTTTACATTGCTTTGGGACAATTTATGACGGCAGCGGCAATGCTAGGAGTGGATACCTGTCCCATGGAGGGGTTTATACCTGCGAAGTACGATGAGATTTTGAGCTTGCCGCAGCGGGGTTACCGATCGGTGGTGTTGTGCCCGGCGGGCTACAGGGCGGCTGATGATAAAAACGCTATGCGTCCCAAGGTGCGCTTTGCCAAATCTGAGATAGTGACTTACCTACCCTAA
- a CDS encoding iron uptake porin encodes MMAKNWTLVGGLAGTAVLLSMGAQAQMVGTPASKILERISELQGGTPKAEEVAQVTSVSELSDVKPTDWAFSALQSLVERYGCIEGYPDRTYRGQRALSRFEFAAGLNACLDKVNELIAAGLADKVSKDDLANLQRLQEEFAAELAAVKGRLDTLEGKVRRLEGQQFSTTTKLSGEVIFAIAGGGTSSGFGPSLVAKNGKTGTPFTDTSTNVIASAKAVLNFNTSFTGNDLLVTRLESGIGGDAVQSGLAVNPAGNLGFLGFATFGQDFAGLKNTFALGKLTYDFPLGRDFNVTLGAAMAPFDYIDLNSFANLNSSDFSSTFFVNSPFAILVGSGSGAVLRWNPGGGDITIKALYVAANASAPTAGLNAADIRTNRGLTGDPYQGTFELEFAPRDKDGNIKNFALRLLYNNASVSNATINTGVVNFEYAFSKKVAIFGRYGFGTIDTRAQQIAASQFLSNFVNKDATGNSISPQTWMAGFAFPELFRRNDLLGIAVGQPFIESKVGNTTQTNLEVFYRIPVSDNITITPDLQFIFNPNNNSENSTITIGSLRTTFTF; translated from the coding sequence ATGATGGCAAAAAACTGGACATTGGTAGGTGGTTTGGCTGGCACGGCAGTTCTATTGTCGATGGGAGCACAAGCCCAAATGGTGGGCACACCGGCAAGTAAGATTTTAGAACGCATTAGTGAATTGCAGGGTGGTACACCCAAGGCAGAGGAAGTGGCACAGGTCACCTCGGTTTCGGAACTGTCTGACGTAAAGCCAACGGATTGGGCATTTTCTGCTCTTCAATCTCTGGTAGAGCGCTATGGCTGTATCGAGGGCTATCCCGATCGTACCTATAGAGGACAGCGGGCATTGAGTCGCTTTGAGTTTGCCGCGGGTTTGAATGCCTGTTTAGACAAAGTCAATGAACTGATTGCTGCTGGTTTAGCTGATAAAGTTAGCAAAGACGACTTAGCAAATTTACAACGCCTGCAGGAAGAATTTGCCGCAGAGCTGGCAGCTGTCAAGGGACGTTTGGACACCCTGGAAGGTAAGGTGAGACGACTGGAAGGGCAGCAATTTTCCACGACGACTAAGCTGTCGGGGGAAGTGATTTTCGCTATTGCAGGAGGTGGTACGAGCAGCGGTTTCGGACCGAGCTTGGTGGCTAAGAACGGCAAGACGGGCACTCCCTTTACTGATACATCCACTAATGTGATTGCTAGTGCCAAGGCAGTTCTCAACTTCAATACTTCTTTTACAGGGAACGACTTGCTAGTAACAAGGCTAGAGAGCGGGATCGGTGGTGATGCAGTACAGTCTGGTTTGGCAGTCAACCCTGCTGGTAACTTGGGCTTTCTGGGATTTGCTACCTTTGGGCAGGACTTTGCTGGGTTAAAGAACACCTTCGCTCTTGGCAAACTGACCTATGATTTCCCCCTAGGGCGGGACTTCAACGTGACTCTGGGAGCAGCCATGGCTCCCTTTGACTATATCGACTTGAACAGTTTTGCCAACCTTAATTCCAGTGATTTCTCCAGTACCTTCTTTGTCAACAGCCCCTTTGCCATTTTGGTGGGTAGTGGTTCTGGGGCAGTGTTACGTTGGAATCCCGGTGGCGGCGATATTACAATTAAGGCTCTCTATGTAGCGGCCAATGCCAGTGCCCCCACTGCGGGTCTCAATGCTGCTGACATCCGTACCAATCGGGGTCTCACGGGCGATCCCTACCAGGGCACGTTTGAACTGGAGTTTGCACCCAGGGACAAGGACGGCAATATTAAAAATTTTGCGCTCCGCCTACTATACAACAATGCTTCTGTCAGCAATGCCACGATCAACACAGGAGTAGTCAACTTTGAATACGCTTTCTCCAAGAAAGTAGCCATTTTCGGGCGCTATGGCTTCGGCACGATCGATACCCGTGCCCAACAGATTGCTGCTAGCCAATTCCTGTCCAACTTTGTCAACAAAGATGCAACGGGCAATAGCATCTCTCCGCAAACCTGGATGGCAGGCTTTGCTTTTCCAGAGTTGTTCCGTCGCAACGATCTGCTGGGGATTGCTGTAGGTCAACCCTTTATTGAGAGTAAAGTCGGTAACACTACTCAGACCAATTTGGAAGTCTTCTACCGCATTCCTGTGTCTGACAATATCACGATTACTCCCGACTTGCAGTTTATCTTCAACCCCAACAACAACAGCGAGAACAGCACGATAACGATCGGGTCTCTGCGCACGACCTTTACTTTCTAA
- a CDS encoding class I SAM-dependent methyltransferase — translation MSDVIEQVKRHFDEGPYPDVPLDKKGCNDLNDLYRWSLITPFYRKYQKLVSTEGMKVLDVGCGSGYVALRLVEANPGISLTGVDLSPKSVEVAQARFAHHGYKEHKFIVMSAEDLAQLGESFDYINCHETLYLLPDPLAGLKAMKAVLKPEGIIRTNVHNRYQRWEYLRIQELFKFLGVMDDCSLKTSIELTRSFIECLKPNTALRSSWEASDKSDEYITANLILQGDKAFTVPETFALLEQADLEFISTTNWQFWNLFQLFDDYKQLPEEFSLLLESATEPQMLHLFELIHPANRLFDFWCSHKDTPTTYFYPSLLSLEEWETKTVQVNPVIQDLRFSPQINLREALQEAIVKSTPLPLNKYFSATSPELISMHVDPCILLYHLWEKPLPFPELVAMWSKLRPLDPLTLQPRTPQQTATSLLQILVMLEDRSLILVT, via the coding sequence ATGAGCGACGTTATAGAGCAAGTCAAGAGGCATTTTGACGAAGGTCCCTACCCTGATGTGCCCTTGGACAAAAAAGGTTGTAATGACTTAAATGACTTGTATCGCTGGTCTTTGATCACACCTTTTTATCGCAAGTATCAAAAACTAGTTAGTACAGAGGGCATGAAAGTCCTGGATGTGGGCTGCGGCTCTGGTTATGTTGCTCTTCGGCTTGTGGAGGCAAATCCTGGGATCAGCCTAACGGGGGTTGACCTATCCCCTAAATCAGTGGAAGTAGCCCAGGCACGCTTTGCGCATCATGGCTATAAAGAGCACAAGTTTATAGTTATGTCAGCGGAGGATTTGGCACAACTGGGAGAAAGTTTTGACTATATTAACTGCCATGAGACCCTGTACCTCCTACCTGACCCCCTAGCAGGACTAAAAGCGATGAAAGCGGTACTTAAGCCCGAGGGCATCATTCGTACCAACGTACACAATCGGTATCAAAGATGGGAGTATCTGCGCATACAGGAGCTATTCAAATTCCTCGGGGTAATGGATGATTGTTCCTTGAAAACCAGTATTGAATTGACGAGGAGCTTTATCGAGTGTTTGAAACCCAATACTGCCCTACGGTCTTCTTGGGAGGCTAGTGATAAATCTGATGAGTACATAACTGCGAATCTAATTTTGCAAGGGGATAAGGCCTTTACAGTGCCAGAAACTTTTGCTCTCCTGGAGCAGGCTGATTTGGAGTTTATCAGTACTACAAATTGGCAATTCTGGAACTTATTTCAACTGTTTGACGACTATAAGCAATTACCAGAAGAATTTTCTCTCCTCCTGGAGTCAGCAACAGAGCCGCAAATGTTGCACCTGTTTGAGTTGATTCATCCTGCTAATCGCCTGTTCGATTTCTGGTGTAGTCACAAAGATACCCCGACTACTTATTTCTACCCTTCCCTGCTGTCCCTGGAGGAATGGGAGACCAAAACAGTACAGGTTAATCCTGTGATCCAAGACCTACGGTTTTCCCCCCAGATTAATTTGCGAGAAGCACTCCAAGAAGCAATTGTCAAGTCCACTCCCCTACCCCTCAATAAATACTTCTCTGCCACTAGCCCAGAATTGATTAGCATGCATGTCGATCCCTGTATATTGTTGTATCACTTGTGGGAGAAACCCCTGCCTTTTCCGGAGTTAGTGGCAATGTGGTCAAAACTACGCCCCCTCGATCCCCTGACTCTGCAACCCCGCACCCCCCAACAAACTGCCACAAGTCTGCTCCAAATTCTGGTTATGCTAGAAGACCGATCGTTAATCCTGGTAACTTAG
- a CDS encoding 30S ribosomal protein S1, which translates to MPTTRNKKKTAKHPDVGFTHEDFAALLDRYDYRFSPGDIVAGTVFSIEPRGALIDIGAKTAAFIPLQEMSINRVDSPEEVLKNNDTREFFILADENEEGQLTLSIRRIEYMRAWERVRQLQKEDATVRSLIFSTNRGGALVRIEGLRGFIPGSHISTRKPKEELVGEELPLKFLEVDEERNRLVLSHRRALVERKMNKLEIGEVVEGVVRGIKPYGAFIDIGGVSGLLHISEISHEHIETPHNVFNVNDEVKVMIIDLDSERGRISLSTKQLEAEPGDMVRDPKLVYAKAEEMAAKYREQLRLAAAGVEVPPAMAEPEPPINEINEEDIPSAVEEEQTETMTVG; encoded by the coding sequence ATGCCAACTACTCGGAACAAGAAAAAAACAGCTAAACACCCCGATGTGGGGTTCACCCACGAAGACTTTGCCGCTCTCCTCGATCGCTATGACTACCGTTTTAGCCCAGGGGATATTGTGGCGGGGACTGTTTTTAGTATTGAACCGAGGGGGGCGCTGATTGACATTGGAGCGAAGACGGCTGCCTTCATCCCTCTGCAGGAGATGTCCATCAATCGGGTGGACAGTCCGGAGGAAGTGCTCAAGAACAACGACACAAGGGAATTTTTTATTCTGGCAGATGAAAATGAGGAAGGGCAACTGACGCTGTCAATTCGGCGGATTGAGTACATGCGGGCGTGGGAGCGGGTGCGACAGCTACAGAAGGAGGATGCCACCGTTCGCTCTTTGATATTTTCTACTAACCGAGGGGGAGCGTTAGTGCGGATTGAAGGATTGCGGGGTTTTATCCCTGGCTCCCACATCAGTACGCGCAAGCCAAAGGAAGAGTTAGTGGGGGAGGAGTTGCCCCTTAAGTTTTTAGAGGTAGATGAGGAAAGAAACCGTCTGGTCTTGAGCCACCGCCGCGCTCTAGTAGAGCGAAAGATGAACAAATTGGAAATCGGCGAAGTGGTAGAGGGGGTAGTGCGGGGAATCAAGCCCTACGGCGCCTTTATCGATATTGGTGGGGTCAGTGGGCTGTTGCATATTTCAGAAATTTCCCACGAACACATCGAGACGCCCCACAATGTATTCAATGTCAACGATGAGGTCAAGGTGATGATCATTGACCTGGATTCAGAGCGGGGTAGAATTTCTCTCTCTACGAAGCAACTAGAGGCAGAGCCAGGGGATATGGTGCGTGATCCCAAGCTGGTTTATGCTAAGGCGGAAGAAATGGCAGCGAAATATAGAGAACAGCTGCGTTTAGCAGCGGCAGGGGTGGAGGTACCACCAGCTATGGCAGAACCAGAACCGCCTATTAATGAAATTAATGAAGAGGACATTCCCAGTGCGGTAGAAGAGGAGCAGACGGAAACCATGACAGTGGGCTAG